A section of the Alkalihalobacillus sp. LMS39 genome encodes:
- the nusA gene encoding transcription termination factor NusA has product MNSDFMDALTTLETQKGISKDIIIEAIEAALISGYKRNFNQAQNVRVDINRDSGMIRVFARKTVVEEVFDSRLEISEDEAQKINPNFQVDDVVEIEVTPKDFGRIAAQTAKQVVTQRVREAERGIIYSDFIDREEDIMTGIVQRQDNRFIYVDLGKVEALLPLNEQMPNEQYKHNDRIKAFITKVEKTTKGPQILISRTHPGLLKRLFELEVPEIYDGTVEIKSVAREAGDRSKIAVYAEDQEVDPVGACVGPKGQRVQTIVNELKGEKIDIVQWSEDPVVYVANALSPSKVVKVTVNEEEKMTQVIVPDYQLSLAIGKRGQNARLAAKLTGWKIDIKSESEAEELGLLSDEELNPVTEQIVVEEEVE; this is encoded by the coding sequence ATGAATAGTGATTTTATGGATGCATTAACAACATTAGAGACGCAAAAAGGGATAAGTAAAGATATTATTATTGAAGCCATTGAAGCTGCCCTTATATCGGGATATAAACGCAATTTCAACCAAGCCCAAAATGTCCGTGTTGATATTAATCGCGACTCTGGAATGATTCGTGTGTTTGCAAGAAAAACGGTTGTGGAAGAAGTGTTTGATTCAAGATTAGAAATTTCAGAAGATGAAGCGCAAAAAATCAACCCGAATTTCCAAGTTGACGATGTAGTTGAAATTGAAGTTACACCAAAGGATTTTGGACGTATCGCGGCACAAACGGCGAAACAAGTCGTGACACAACGTGTCCGTGAAGCAGAGCGTGGTATCATTTATTCGGATTTTATTGATAGAGAAGAAGATATCATGACAGGCATTGTCCAACGTCAAGATAATCGTTTTATTTATGTTGATTTAGGAAAAGTTGAAGCACTTCTTCCTTTAAACGAACAAATGCCAAACGAACAGTATAAACATAATGATAGAATCAAGGCTTTTATTACAAAAGTGGAAAAAACGACAAAAGGTCCGCAAATTTTAATTTCGAGAACACACCCTGGGTTATTAAAGCGATTATTTGAATTAGAAGTACCTGAGATATATGATGGTACGGTTGAAATTAAGTCGGTTGCAAGAGAAGCAGGAGATCGTTCAAAAATAGCGGTTTATGCTGAAGACCAAGAAGTTGACCCAGTTGGTGCATGTGTTGGCCCGAAAGGACAAAGAGTACAAACGATTGTAAACGAATTAAAGGGTGAAAAAATTGATATTGTCCAATGGTCAGAAGACCCTGTTGTTTATGTAGCAAATGCACTAAGTCCTTCAAAAGTTGTAAAAGTAACGGTAAATGAAGAAGAAAAAATGACCCAAGTTATTGTTCCTGATTACCAACTATCATTAGCGATTGGCAAAAGAGGTCAAAATGCCAGGTTAGCAGCAAAACTAACAGGTTGGAAAATTGACATTAAAAGTGAATCAGAAGCTGAAGAACTGGGATTATTATCTGATGAAGAGTTAAATCCCGTTACAGAACAAATTGTTGTTGAAGAAGAAGTAGAGTAA
- the rimP gene encoding ribosome maturation factor RimP, whose translation MSKVTEITKELVIPIVEELQLELVDIEYKKEGKNWFLRVYIDSDDGVDIEECGKVSERLSEKLDENDPIKDPYFLEVSSPGAERPLKREEDLRKAVGKNVYITTYEQINGEKAFEGTLTSFDGEELQVEVKVKTRKKVVTIPYDKMASARLAVVF comes from the coding sequence ATGAGCAAAGTAACTGAAATTACGAAAGAATTGGTTATTCCAATTGTTGAAGAGTTACAGTTAGAACTAGTTGATATTGAATATAAAAAAGAAGGTAAAAACTGGTTTTTACGCGTATATATTGATTCCGACGATGGGGTTGACATTGAAGAGTGTGGGAAAGTGAGTGAACGTCTTAGCGAAAAATTGGATGAAAATGACCCAATTAAAGACCCTTACTTCTTAGAAGTATCCTCTCCAGGTGCGGAGAGACCATTAAAAAGAGAAGAAGATTTGCGTAAAGCGGTTGGGAAAAATGTTTATATTACTACATATGAGCAAATTAACGGAGAAAAAGCATTTGAAGGTACATTAACTAGTTTTGACGGGGAAGAGCTCCAAGTTGAAGTGAAAGTGAAGACAAGAAAAAAAGTCGTCACTATACCGTATGACAAAATGGCAAGTGCAAGACTTGCAGTGGTTTTTTAA
- a CDS encoding PolC-type DNA polymerase III — MGTQEEQIRQERFQLLLQQISIPTSLVDNYFREGSIEKLTIHKLEKRWHFYFKLQKVLPANVYELFRANMNEAFGHIASVSFSISYEKVELQESLVQEYWPLWIKGMVGISNGILGMLENQVPKWNGKQIVVEVRNDTEGIAVKRKCTEILASTMKTFGFPSVTLEIVVKESEKEFEKFVEQRAQEDHSKVVEAILEKKKMEKKVDATSDQPLMIGYPIKDEPIMLDTIMDEERRITVQGFIFDCETRELRSGRVLLTFKITDYSSSILVKLFSRDKEDIPLLQAVKKGMWVKVRGGVQNDTFVRDLVMIANDINQITPEVRKDEAEEKRVELHLHSTMSQMDAIASVGKYVEQAGKWGHKAIAITDHAVVQAFPEAYSASKKTGVKVLYGLEANIVDDGVPIAYNISDRVLMDETYIVFDVETTGLSAVYNKIIELAAVKIHNGEIIDRFESFADPHEPLSQTIIELTGITDDLVQGAPEIEDVLKKFHDFIGDATLVAHNASFDMGFLNVGFRNIGVGDATNPVIDTLELGRFLYPELKNHRLNTLCKKFDIELVSHHRAIYDAEATGYLLWKMVKDANERGVINHNQLNDNMGKGDFQRQRPSHCIVLAQTQEGLKNLYKLVSLSHLEYFFRTPRIPRSLLQKYRKGLIIGSGCDKGEVFEGMMQKSPEEVEEIAKFYDYLEIQPASNYRHLMERELVRDEKHIEQILYNIVKLGDKLNKPIVATGNVHYLEPKDKIYRKILIASQGGANPLNKQTLPDVHFRTTTEMLECFSFLGGTKAKEVVITNPNAIADQIDTIHPIPDDLYTPKIEGADDEIRQMSYNMARSIYGEQLPEIVEARLEKELKSIIGHGFAVIYLISQKLVKKSLIDGYLVGSRGSVGSSFVATMTEITEVNPLPPHYVCPNCHHSYFFNDGSVGSGYDLPDKDCPECGTAYVKDGQDIPFETFLGFKGDKVPDIDLNFSGEYQPRAHNYTKELFGEEYVYRAGTIGTVADKTAFGYVKGYQNDHGLHIRSAEVDRLASGFTGVKRTTGQHPGGIIVVPDYMDIHDFCPIQFPADDKNSEWKTTHFDFHSIHDNLLKLDILGHDDPTVIRMLQDLSGIDPKTIPTDDKEVMKIFSGPDVLGVTEEQIMCKTGTLGIPEFGTRFVRQMLEETKPSTFSELVQISGLSHGTDVWLNNANELIYDGTCELKDVIGCRDDIMVYLIYKGLEPSLAFKIMEFVRKGKGLQEEWIEEMKKHDVPDWYIGSCMKIKYMFPKAHAAAYVLMAVRIAYFKVHFPLLYYAAYFTVRADDFDLDTMIKGSSSIRTKIEEINQKGLDASPKEKNLLTVLELSLEMIERGYSFEKVDLYESKASEFIIKGNTLIPPFNAITGVGTNAAINIVKARGQQEFLSKEDLQQRSKLTKTVLENLDQHGCLGDLPESNQLSLF; from the coding sequence ATGGGGACTCAGGAAGAACAAATTAGACAAGAACGGTTTCAACTGCTATTACAACAAATTTCGATTCCTACCAGTCTCGTTGACAATTACTTTCGTGAAGGTTCAATTGAAAAATTGACCATTCATAAGCTTGAAAAACGTTGGCATTTTTATTTTAAATTACAAAAAGTATTACCTGCCAATGTATATGAATTGTTTCGAGCAAATATGAACGAAGCATTTGGTCATATTGCTTCTGTTTCTTTTTCAATTTCTTATGAAAAGGTAGAGTTACAAGAATCACTCGTACAAGAATATTGGCCCCTTTGGATAAAAGGAATGGTAGGAATTTCGAATGGGATTCTTGGGATGCTAGAAAATCAAGTACCGAAATGGAACGGAAAACAAATTGTTGTTGAAGTGCGCAATGATACAGAAGGCATCGCAGTGAAACGAAAGTGTACGGAAATACTAGCCTCAACGATGAAAACATTCGGATTCCCCTCTGTTACATTAGAAATTGTCGTAAAGGAATCTGAAAAAGAGTTTGAAAAATTCGTGGAACAGCGCGCACAAGAAGATCATTCGAAAGTTGTAGAAGCGATTCTTGAAAAGAAAAAGATGGAAAAGAAAGTGGACGCAACGAGCGATCAACCGTTAATGATCGGCTACCCAATTAAAGACGAACCCATCATGTTAGATACAATTATGGATGAAGAACGTCGAATTACGGTCCAAGGGTTTATTTTCGATTGTGAAACAAGAGAGTTACGAAGTGGACGAGTTTTATTAACATTTAAAATTACAGATTATAGCAGTTCTATCTTAGTCAAACTGTTTTCACGTGACAAAGAAGATATACCTCTTCTACAAGCAGTAAAAAAAGGAATGTGGGTAAAAGTTCGTGGTGGTGTTCAAAACGATACATTTGTCCGTGACTTAGTTATGATTGCTAATGACATCAATCAAATTACACCAGAAGTTCGAAAAGATGAAGCAGAGGAAAAACGAGTTGAGCTTCATTTACATTCAACGATGAGCCAAATGGATGCGATTGCTAGTGTAGGAAAATATGTTGAGCAAGCAGGGAAGTGGGGACATAAAGCGATTGCAATTACTGACCATGCTGTCGTTCAAGCATTTCCAGAGGCTTATTCTGCTAGTAAAAAAACGGGTGTCAAAGTTTTGTATGGTCTTGAAGCGAATATAGTAGATGATGGTGTTCCTATTGCTTATAATATTTCTGACCGGGTGTTAATGGATGAAACTTATATTGTTTTTGACGTTGAAACAACAGGGTTATCGGCTGTATATAATAAAATCATTGAGTTAGCTGCAGTAAAAATTCATAATGGTGAAATTATTGACCGGTTTGAATCGTTTGCAGACCCTCATGAGCCGTTATCACAAACAATTATTGAGTTAACAGGAATAACCGATGATTTAGTTCAAGGTGCGCCAGAAATTGAAGATGTATTAAAGAAATTCCATGATTTTATTGGGGATGCCACTTTAGTTGCTCATAATGCAAGTTTTGACATGGGCTTTCTAAATGTAGGGTTTCGGAATATTGGAGTTGGGGATGCAACGAATCCCGTTATTGATACGTTAGAACTAGGGCGCTTTTTATATCCAGAGCTTAAAAACCATCGTTTAAATACACTTTGTAAAAAGTTTGATATTGAACTCGTGAGTCATCACCGTGCCATTTACGATGCCGAAGCAACAGGGTATTTATTGTGGAAAATGGTGAAGGATGCAAATGAACGCGGTGTGATTAATCATAATCAATTAAACGATAATATGGGAAAAGGCGATTTCCAACGACAACGACCTTCCCATTGTATTGTGTTAGCACAAACACAAGAAGGACTAAAGAATTTGTACAAGCTTGTTTCTCTTTCACATCTAGAGTATTTTTTCCGGACACCAAGAATTCCACGTTCTTTATTGCAAAAATATCGAAAAGGCCTCATTATAGGTTCTGGTTGTGATAAAGGCGAAGTTTTCGAAGGAATGATGCAAAAGTCACCAGAAGAAGTGGAAGAAATCGCAAAGTTTTATGATTACTTAGAAATTCAGCCGGCTTCCAATTACCGTCATTTAATGGAAAGAGAGCTTGTTCGTGATGAAAAGCACATCGAACAAATACTTTATAATATTGTAAAGTTGGGCGATAAGTTAAACAAACCTATTGTAGCAACTGGAAATGTCCATTACTTAGAACCAAAGGATAAAATATACCGAAAAATTTTAATCGCTTCTCAAGGAGGAGCAAACCCATTAAACAAACAAACATTACCAGATGTCCATTTCCGAACAACGACAGAAATGCTTGAATGCTTCTCTTTTTTAGGAGGCACAAAGGCAAAAGAAGTTGTCATAACAAATCCGAATGCGATTGCTGATCAAATTGATACCATTCATCCGATTCCAGACGATTTATACACACCAAAAATCGAGGGGGCCGATGATGAAATTCGGCAGATGAGCTATAACATGGCAAGAAGTATTTATGGGGAACAATTGCCAGAAATCGTTGAAGCAAGATTAGAAAAAGAATTAAAAAGCATTATTGGACATGGATTTGCAGTTATTTATCTTATTTCTCAAAAACTAGTAAAAAAATCATTAATCGATGGTTATTTAGTAGGTTCCCGTGGATCTGTCGGTTCGTCCTTTGTAGCGACAATGACAGAGATAACCGAAGTGAACCCACTTCCACCTCATTATGTTTGTCCGAACTGTCATCACTCTTATTTCTTTAATGATGGTTCTGTTGGTTCAGGATATGATTTACCTGATAAAGATTGTCCTGAATGTGGTACAGCTTATGTTAAAGATGGACAAGACATACCGTTTGAAACGTTTCTTGGCTTTAAAGGAGATAAAGTTCCTGATATTGATTTAAACTTCTCAGGGGAATATCAACCGAGAGCCCATAATTACACAAAAGAACTGTTTGGTGAAGAGTATGTGTATCGTGCTGGAACGATTGGGACAGTCGCCGATAAAACAGCATTCGGGTATGTCAAAGGGTACCAAAACGACCATGGATTGCATATCCGCTCAGCTGAAGTTGATCGGTTAGCTTCAGGTTTTACAGGAGTAAAACGAACAACAGGACAGCATCCTGGTGGGATCATCGTTGTTCCAGACTATATGGACATCCATGATTTTTGTCCGATTCAATTCCCGGCAGATGACAAAAATTCGGAATGGAAAACGACTCATTTTGACTTCCATTCGATTCATGATAACTTATTGAAACTTGATATTTTAGGTCACGATGATCCGACAGTGATTAGAATGCTACAAGATTTAAGTGGAATTGATCCGAAAACAATCCCAACAGATGATAAAGAAGTCATGAAAATATTTTCTGGCCCTGATGTTCTTGGAGTAACAGAAGAACAAATTATGTGTAAAACGGGGACACTTGGAATTCCGGAATTTGGAACGCGGTTTGTTCGGCAAATGTTAGAAGAAACAAAACCAAGTACATTTTCTGAACTCGTGCAAATTTCAGGACTTTCACATGGAACGGATGTATGGTTAAACAATGCTAATGAGCTGATTTATGACGGAACATGCGAACTAAAAGATGTAATTGGTTGTCGTGATGACATCATGGTTTATTTGATTTATAAAGGGTTAGAGCCATCGTTAGCCTTTAAAATTATGGAGTTTGTCCGTAAAGGAAAAGGTCTTCAAGAAGAATGGATCGAAGAAATGAAAAAGCATGATGTTCCAGACTGGTATATCGGTTCGTGCATGAAAATTAAGTATATGTTCCCGAAAGCCCATGCTGCTGCTTATGTTTTAATGGCAGTTCGGATAGCATATTTCAAAGTTCATTTTCCGCTTCTTTATTATGCAGCGTATTTTACGGTGAGAGCAGATGATTTTGATTTAGATACGATGATTAAAGGTTCAAGCTCCATTCGTACAAAAATCGAAGAAATAAATCAAAAAGGATTGGATGCTTCACCTAAGGAAAAGAACTTACTAACAGTACTAGAGCTATCGCTTGAAATGATAGAACGAGGATATTCGTTTGAAAAAGTGGACTTGTACGAGTCAAAAGCATCAGAGTTTATTATTAAAGGCAATACATTGATTCCCCCATTTAACGCCATTACAGGGGTAGGAACAAATGCGGCGATAAATATTGTCAAAGCGAGAGGGCAACAAGAGTTTTTATCGAAAGAAGATTTACAGCAACGAAGTAAGCTAACGAAAACGGTATTGGAAAATTTAGACCAGCATGGATGTTTAGGTGATCTACCTGAATCCAATCAATTATCGTTGTTTTAG
- a CDS encoding proline--tRNA ligase, whose product MRQSVFLIPTLRDVPADADIASHQLMLRAGLIRQTAAGIYSYLPLGKRVLRKVEEIVRDEMDAKGAQEVLMPAIQPAELWEQSGRLGDYGPELMRLKDRHDRDFVLGATHEEVITSLIRDDIKSYKKLPVNMYQIQTKYRDERRPRFGVLRSREFLMKDAYSFDTSQEGLDQSYEKMYEAYNAIFTRCGLDFRAVEADSGAIGGTDTHEFMVLTEVGEDTIAYSDSSSFAANIEIAPVNVEYQQDLSELKERVKTETPNAKTIEQVAAFLNTEASRIIKSVMFMVNEEPVLVLVRGDHEVNEIKVKNLFNKATIELASNEQIESVTGCEPGYIGPVLLENVKIVADHAVAAIVNGICGANEAGYHFENVNVTRDFSVDTFADLRFIQEGDPSPDGMGTIKFAKGIEVGHVFKLGTKYSETLGATYLDENGKSQTMIMGCYGIGVSRTVAAIVEQCHDEKGIVWPLPVAPFQVHLVGINMKDESQKQLAESLYVELKELGYDVLYDDRPERAGVKFNDSDLIGLPIRIGVGKKAVDNIVEVKVRKTGEMVEAERSELPALLRQLLTQR is encoded by the coding sequence ATGAGGCAAAGTGTTTTTTTAATTCCTACTTTAAGAGACGTTCCTGCAGATGCAGATATCGCTAGTCATCAATTAATGCTGCGGGCTGGATTAATTCGGCAAACTGCAGCAGGAATTTATTCTTATCTCCCGCTAGGAAAACGTGTACTACGTAAAGTAGAAGAAATTGTTCGTGATGAAATGGATGCTAAAGGAGCACAAGAAGTGCTAATGCCTGCTATCCAACCTGCAGAACTTTGGGAGCAATCTGGGCGTTTAGGAGATTATGGTCCTGAATTAATGCGATTAAAAGATAGACATGACCGTGATTTTGTTTTAGGGGCTACTCATGAAGAAGTAATTACAAGTCTTATTCGAGATGATATTAAGTCCTACAAAAAGTTGCCAGTTAATATGTATCAAATACAAACGAAATACCGAGATGAGCGAAGACCTCGTTTTGGTGTTTTACGGTCAAGAGAATTTCTTATGAAAGATGCATACTCCTTTGATACATCACAAGAAGGCTTAGATCAAAGCTATGAAAAAATGTATGAAGCCTACAATGCCATCTTCACAAGATGTGGACTTGATTTTAGAGCAGTAGAAGCTGATAGTGGGGCGATTGGTGGAACAGATACACACGAATTTATGGTGTTAACCGAAGTAGGAGAAGATACGATTGCTTATTCAGATAGTTCTTCTTTTGCTGCTAATATTGAAATCGCACCAGTGAATGTGGAATATCAACAAGACTTATCCGAACTTAAAGAACGAGTGAAGACGGAAACACCAAATGCAAAAACAATTGAACAAGTAGCCGCTTTTCTTAACACAGAAGCTTCACGTATTATTAAATCAGTGATGTTCATGGTTAATGAGGAACCTGTTCTTGTTCTTGTTCGAGGTGACCATGAAGTCAACGAAATTAAGGTGAAAAACTTATTCAATAAAGCAACAATAGAGCTCGCTTCAAATGAGCAAATCGAATCCGTTACCGGTTGTGAGCCAGGGTATATTGGACCTGTACTCCTTGAAAATGTAAAAATCGTGGCTGACCATGCAGTAGCTGCTATTGTTAACGGGATTTGTGGAGCAAATGAAGCGGGATATCACTTTGAAAATGTGAATGTCACGAGAGATTTTTCAGTTGATACATTTGCAGACTTACGCTTTATTCAAGAAGGGGATCCATCCCCAGATGGAATGGGGACAATAAAGTTTGCAAAAGGAATTGAAGTCGGTCATGTTTTCAAGCTTGGTACAAAATATAGTGAAACATTAGGAGCGACTTATTTAGATGAAAATGGTAAGTCACAAACGATGATTATGGGTTGTTATGGCATTGGCGTATCTAGGACGGTTGCAGCAATTGTTGAACAATGTCATGATGAAAAAGGAATTGTTTGGCCGTTACCTGTGGCCCCGTTCCAAGTTCACTTAGTTGGAATAAACATGAAAGATGAAAGCCAAAAGCAATTGGCAGAATCTCTTTATGTCGAACTGAAAGAATTAGGGTATGATGTTCTTTATGATGACCGTCCAGAGCGGGCTGGAGTTAAGTTTAACGATAGTGATTTAATCGGGTTGCCAATCCGTATTGGGGTTGGAAAAAAAGCCGTTGATAATATTGTTGAAGTGAAAGTTCGGAAAACAGGAGAAATGGTAGAAGCAGAAAGAAGTGAGCTACCGGCATTACTCCGACAGCTGTTAACACAACGATAA